Sequence from the Fictibacillus arsenicus genome:
TAACGACATGTTTTGGAAACTCTTCATCATATTCGACACCGTGCGGATAATAATGCTTGCCTAAATATGGAGTGCCAAGTTCAATCTTAGCATGCGGTGTTTCAGTTTCTCCCTCAATCACGTGGCAAGGAAAACGGAAATAATAAACATCGCCGTTTGTCATGTCTTCAAATTTGTAATCGTATGTAATACGGTCATAGTCCCATTGCCCTGCGCGGATCATTCCGTGGCTGTCCATGACATGTTCTAAAAGTGAGAATTCAATTACCTTCCCGTTTAAGCCGCTTTCTTCAAATTTCATTGTGAAACCTCCTAGGAAAATTCAATAAAAAATAACAATCACTTCTTAATGATATTATGAAAGCGCTAAAGATGCAATCATTGTCAAAAACATGCATATTTGTTCTTTTAACGCAAAAGATAAAAGGTATCAAAATGAATATTTAAGGAGGTATTTTTTTATGAAAAAGATAAGTGATATTATGACGAGAGATGTAGACTTTGTAACGCCATTGGATAATGTCTACGAAGTAGCTGTAAAAATGAAACAAGATAATGTAGGTGTTATACCAGTTTGTGAAAACGAACAGATAATAGGGGTAATTACAGACCGCGATATCGTAGTAAGAGGCGTAGCAGAGAAACGCCCGGGCTCTACTCAAGTTTCTGATATCATGAGTGAAGATTTGTATACGGGAACACCTGAAATGACCGTGAAGGAAGCTGCTGAACTTATGGCTGATAAACAAATCAGAAGACTTCCGATTGTTGAGAACAATAAAATAGTAGGAATTATTTCCTTAGGTGATATTTCTCTTAATAAAGAAAGTGATAATGCGGCAGGACATACTTTAAGTGAAGTTTCAGAACAGAGAGATCAATTGCAATAAGTACTTAAACAGTATCATCATTTATTGATGATGCTGTTTTTTTATTAACCCTGTAAATCGCACTATATGCTAAACTATAAGAAGATGAAAGACACAGGGGGAACCATTATGCGTGGATTGGTTACTTTTTTTCTATCTGTAGTGATCTTGATTGGTTTGTTTTTTTATGACGTACTGCCAGAATTTTCATTGGAAAAAGAACCATCTGAAACAAAATTAAAGTACATAGAAGAACCATTAAAAATTCCAGAAGGCGCTTTATCTTATTGGCTGGGCAAAGATATAGATACTTTTAAAAAGCAGTGGGGAGAACCCGAGAGAATTGATCCATCAGCTTATGATTATGAATGGCTGATTTATGGCAGCAGAAGTCCTAAAGGATACATGCAGGCTGGTGTTCAAAATGGTAAAGTCGTTACCATTTTTGCGATTGGTTCTGAGTTGAATACGAAACCTTTTACCATTGGTGATTCATCAAACAGCATCATTAAGCAATATCCGATTGAAAGTGATGTTACCATTAACGATGGTGAGAATTTTTTCAGATTTGAACTTTCTGAACAAGAAGTAATGCTTAGACCGCTAATTAATGTTGGTAAAGATAAATGGGTACAATTGTACTTTGATAAATTTACAAATAAATTATCAAGTGTTAGATACACCACATCGAATATTTTATTAAAACAGAGACCTTATTCTATTGTTTACAGGGGAGACCTTCCGGAAACTGATGAAATATCGGAAGAACAACAAATTAACATTGATCAATCAGAGGAACAGCAAATTTTTGAACTGACGAATATTATCAGATTGAAATACAGTAAGAACCCGCTGCTATGGGATGAGAGTACATCAGATGTTTCCTTCTTACATTCTAAGGACATGCTCGAACAGCAATATTTTTCACATGAGAGCAAAGACGGAAGAACACTTTCAGACCGGCTGCAGGAAGGAAATGTAGAATTTATGCAAGCGGGTGAAAACATTGCTGCAAACTACACTGATGGAATCGCAGCAGTTGAGGGCTGGATGAACAGTGAAGGACATCGAAATACAATGCTAAACGATGAATATACCCATTTAGGGGTAGGTGCTTATAAGAAGTACTATACACAAAACTTTCTTATTCCTGCTGAATGAAGTAAAGAGCTGACTTGATAAGTCAGCTCTTCTTTATTTACCAGCTTTCATTCTGGAAGCTTAAAGAATGTTCCAGTAGCTGAAGCAATTAGGTTTCCTTTTTCATTTCTTACTTTACCTTCCATTCGTACTAATTGACGGCCATTATGAACAACTTCAGCTCTGCAAATGAATTTTTCACCAATACCAGGTGATAGGAAATCCACTTTTAACTCTACGGTCACTGCTCCCTTTTTATTTCCAGGGACATGGCTTGCCAAAGTACCTAAAGCGGTATCAAGTAGTGTTGCAGTAAGTCCTCCGTGAACAATTCCTAGGGAGTTATCAAGCAGAGGTGAATTTGGCATTTCCATTTCCAAAAGGTTCTCATCTAAAAGGGTAGTTTTGAATTGCAATAAGGATGCGATATAAGTAAGGTTTGTGTTTTCTCGTTTAGCCTTCAGGCTGTTTAATAATAATTTCATAGCCTCTTTTTCTTGTTCGCTGCTTTCATCAATAAAATGGTTAAATTCTTCTATAATATCCACAGATGCATTCCCTCAATCTTTTTATTTGGCTGTTTTCTAAAAGATTGTTGCTTTCGAGTAATTTTTTCATTCTCTTCATTGACAGTTGATTGGAGCGCAAGGTGCGAGACTCCTGCGGGATTAGCGGGACAGGTGAGACTACCAAGGGCGCAAAGCGCCGAGGAGGCTCACCGCACGCCCCGCGGAAAGCGAGCAACCTGAAGCGGAAATCAACCACTTACAAGAGCAACAAAGATTACGAAAACAGCCTTTTATTTTTATTGTACCTTTTTAGACACAGTGGAATAAAGTAAACAGAATCATCTTAGAAATTTTACGAAAAATGGGCGCACCAAATACTGGGCATTTATGTATCATGTAGTAAAACATGATTCGTCAGTGGACGGCTGGGGGTGGATTCTGTGGTAAAGACTGATATCGAAAGCTTCAAGGAATTTGTGCAAAAACATCCTGAATTAATAAAAGAAGTAAAGAAAAATAAACGGCCCTGGAAAGAAGTTTACCAGGATTGGATTGTGTTAGGAGAAGAGCATGAAAGCTGGAATCAATATTCCAAAGAGAAGAAAAAGCAGCAAGATAAACGGTCATCATCTGCACAAAATACGAAATCAGAACTAACGATAGGCGATATTATCGCTGGGCTGAGCAAACTTCAAATCAACGATGTCCAGAAATACTTATCGCAATTTGGCAGTTTAATGGACGCAGTTCAAGAACTTTTACAGCAATTTAATAATCAGTCTGACAGACCAAGCCAGCTGCCGGAAAATAAAATGAATGATTATCCTTCTTACAAAGATTAAAGGATGTGAGTGGAGTGCGCAGAGAAATCCAGGATTACTTAAATACAAGACCTGACCTCAAGTACTATATAAGAGAAAAGCCTGAATGGTATAGAAAGTTATGCCGCAATCCTTTTTCAGTGGCAGAACTTGAAGAAAGCGCAAAAGTATTTTATGGACGTACATTTGGCCAGAGAGTAGACCGGTTTCACCAGCAGCTTCAAAACTTTGGACTATTAATGGAATTAATCTCAGTTATGGGGGAGACATCAAATGATTCCATGCCTCCTGAAGGATTTAATCCTCAGATGCCTGATGCGTAATTAAACATCAGGCGGATAATATAATAAAATTTGGAAAAAACTATTCCTATAAGGAGTGGTTTTTTTATGAATAAAAAGAAGGCAATGTTACTAGCCGCCGGATTTATAATGATCGTTTCTCTAGTTACATTCGGGTTTAACTACACTGATACTGCCAAGCAAAATGAGTCTGATAATAATAAAGCGATAGAAGCATCAAGTGTATATCCGTTAATGGAAAAAGATTGGGCCATAAACTACCGTGTAAAAAAACAGCGCATCTATGTAGAAAACATTATCCCTAGATTTTCTTTTCAAGGGAATGCTTCAGAAGGTATGAATCGATTAGATGGGTATATAGCTGTTTTTATAAATGGGAAATGGACAATGAATGCGAATAAATCTATCTTTATATTGAAAAATATGAGCCAGGGAAAACATAAGATTACACTTCAGCTTAAGAAAACTGACGGATCAGATTACGGGATTAAAAAAAATATATATGTTCATATTCGCTGACTCTTCTAACCGAAGGGTTTTTTTATTTGGTCTTGTAAGTAGTTGATTTCCGCTCCAGGATGCTCGCTTTCCGCGGGGCGTGCGGTGAGCCTCCTCGGCGTATAGCGCCTGCGGGGTCTCACCTGTCCCGCTGCTCCCGCAGGAGTCTCGCACCTTACGCCCCAATCAACTTGTCAATGAAGTGAGGTAAAAAAATACTCAAAAGCAACAATTTTTTTAGAAAAGAACAGCCTTTTATTTACTGCTAACAGACGGCTGTGCTTTTAACTAGAATCATTATCCGCTATAATAAAAAGGAAACCTCATACCTAAAGGGAGGTGTGTCGTATGAGTTTAGATCAAGTTGTATTGCTGGAAGAGTCTTTAACATTAGCTGAAATGGTTTCAAGTTCCAGCATTGCGTTTGAATATAAAAAATCCAAATACATTTTGGAACAAGATAAACAAGCTCAGGAGATGATCTCACGCTTTGCAGATATGAAAGAGAAGTATGAAGAAGTGCAAAGGTTTGGTAAATATCATCCTGACTTTCATACAGTTTCTGCACAAGTTCGTACGCTTAAAAGGGAACTGGATTTTCATGAGAACATAGCAAACTTTAAGAAGGCTGAGAAAGAGCTTGAAACGCTTCTTATTGAGTGCAGCAGAATCATTGCCCACAGTGTTTCGGAGCAGATTAAAGTACCGACAGGCAATCCGTTTTTTGATGAGAGTTCTTGCAGCGGAGGCTGTGGATCTGGAGGATCTTGCGGGTGTGCATAGAATCTAATTATTCCTTAGTCTGATACAATCAAAACATAAGTTGCCGCAGCAGAACATTTTTTCCTGGGGAACCAGGAAACGCATACGGAAAACAAAAAGGTTTTCTTCTGATCTGACAAAGTTTATTTCCAATGTTAGACGTTTTCCTTTCATTGATTTTACCGCATGTTTTTTCAAAATGTCTGTTGTGGCATCAAGTGATGTATTTGGGACAACTAATACATATACAAAAGGAATGCCTGCCATTATTTTTTTTTCGATATTTATCACTTCAGGGGCTGGTTTGGTACGATTAAAAAAATCTTCCCATATGATATTTAAGTCCATACAGCATCACATCCTTATCAAACAAATAGTATGGGTAAAATATATTATCGAAGCTTTGCAATGTGTGTGTATTATAGAGGTATGAAAATTTTTAATTAAAGGGGCTTATGTTATGATTGGTAACCGTCGTGGACTCTCTGTCTTTCTCCATTCCTTAAAGTTCTCTAAGCAGCTGCGGCGCTATGGAAATGTTCATTACGTTTCCAGAAGACTGAAATATGCTGTGTTATATTGTGATGGAAACAAAGCAGACGAGATTGCAGCAAAGCTAGAGTCACTGCACTTCGTAAAAGAAGTAAAGAAATCCCACAAACAGGAAATTAAAACCGAATACGAAAGTAAAATTGCTGATAAAGCAAAAGAATATGATTATAAAATGGGTATTTAAAAACAGGCGAGCAAAGCTGAATAGCTGCTGCCTGTTTTTTTACGTTAACGGCGGGATTAAATAGTTAAGCCTTAAGATGCCGGTAAGGTAATGGAAATAGAGCTCAGTTTCGGCAAAATCTGTTGACGGTTTAACGTGAAAAGAAATAATTTCCTTATTGATCTCAGCGGCTTTTGCTTCAAACAAGCTGTAGCGTTTCGAAGGTATAGGTATTCCTTCACGGCATATGTATAAAGGCTGAAATTTACCCTCTGATGCAGGATTAAGAACTGCTGCAACAGATGCATATTCTTTGTCTTCTTTTTTTACCCTCAAACACAAAAGCTGTGAAACTCTATTTTGGTTTGTTTCCATAATTTCGAAAAGCTCATATAAATCAGAATACCCTTCACCAAGCTCAATAAATCGTTGAATCATATCAGATGCTCCTTTCTCCTTCCTCAATGTAGCATAACAAAAAGCCGTTATAAAGGGTTTTACACATGAAAAAAACCTGCAGCATTTGCTGCAGGTTGCCTTTAAAACAAAATCACTTCTGTTCAAAGGCGATGGGAGAGGAGAAACCGGATGAAGAACTTATGGGGAGTAAGTCTTCTCCGCGGTTGGCAACAACATCGTTCGTGATGTTGTTATATGTAGTATGACCTCTTTTATTTTGCTCTATACTTACTAGTAAAAGATTTGACTGTTTGATTACGTGTTTACTTGTGATAGGATAGGTAATGGAAAAAAGGACAAAAGAATCAGGTGAAAAAACGTGAGAGTAATAGCTGGAGAATGCAAAGGAAGACCACTTAAGGCTGTACCGGGAACAAATACGAGACCAACTACCGATAAGATTAAAGAATCCATTTTTAACATGATCGGCCCTTTTTTTGAGGGGGGAACAGGTCTTGATCTTTATGGCGGAAGCGGAGGTCTTGGACTCGAAGCATTAAGCCGCGGTATGAATCATTTTATATTCATTGATAAAGACCAAAGAGCTATACATACGATTAAAGAAAATATAAAACAATGCAACTATGAAGAAAAAACGGAAGTTTTTAGAAATGATGCAAAACGCGCATTGAAAGCGCTTCATAAAAGAGAAGTTCGATTTGATATGATATTTCTCGATCCTCCTTATGCAAAACAGATGCTTATTAAAGATATGGAGGAGATTGATAAGCTCGAACTGCTTGCAGATGATGGAAGCATCGTAACGGAACATGGGGCAGACATTTCACTGCCTGAGCAGGTTGGCAACTTTCAACGCATAAGACAGGAAACCTACGGGAAAACGACGACGATTTCTATTTTTAAACGCATTTAAGAAAATAAGAGGTGAAGATTATGCCAACGACTGCTGTTTGTCCTGGTAGCTTTGACCCTGTTACAAGAGGTCATCTGGACATTATTAAACGCGGAGCAAAAGTATTCGATGAAGTAATTGTTGTAGTAGCCAATAACCAGAGTAAAGACCCTTTATTTACAGTAGATGAAAGAATAGTTTTGTTAAAAGAAGTTACACAAAAGTTTCCTAATGTAAAAGTAGATTCTTTTAATGGTCTTTTGATTGATTATGTAAAAAGTATCGGTGCAAATGTTATCTTAAGAGGACTTAGAGCCGTTTCAGATTTTGAATATGAAATGAAAATAGCTTCTA
This genomic interval carries:
- a CDS encoding CBS domain-containing protein; this translates as MKKISDIMTRDVDFVTPLDNVYEVAVKMKQDNVGVIPVCENEQIIGVITDRDIVVRGVAEKRPGSTQVSDIMSEDLYTGTPEMTVKEAAELMADKQIRRLPIVENNKIVGIISLGDISLNKESDNAAGHTLSEVSEQRDQLQ
- a CDS encoding DUF7147 family protein, encoding MIQRFIELGEGYSDLYELFEIMETNQNRVSQLLCLRVKKEDKEYASVAAVLNPASEGKFQPLYICREGIPIPSKRYSLFEAKAAEINKEIISFHVKPSTDFAETELYFHYLTGILRLNYLIPPLT
- a CDS encoding CAP domain-containing protein, whose protein sequence is MRGLVTFFLSVVILIGLFFYDVLPEFSLEKEPSETKLKYIEEPLKIPEGALSYWLGKDIDTFKKQWGEPERIDPSAYDYEWLIYGSRSPKGYMQAGVQNGKVVTIFAIGSELNTKPFTIGDSSNSIIKQYPIESDVTINDGENFFRFELSEQEVMLRPLINVGKDKWVQLYFDKFTNKLSSVRYTTSNILLKQRPYSIVYRGDLPETDEISEEQQINIDQSEEQQIFELTNIIRLKYSKNPLLWDESTSDVSFLHSKDMLEQQYFSHESKDGRTLSDRLQEGNVEFMQAGENIAANYTDGIAAVEGWMNSEGHRNTMLNDEYTHLGVGAYKKYYTQNFLIPAE
- the ylbD gene encoding spore coat protein YlbD → MVKTDIESFKEFVQKHPELIKEVKKNKRPWKEVYQDWIVLGEEHESWNQYSKEKKKQQDKRSSSAQNTKSELTIGDIIAGLSKLQINDVQKYLSQFGSLMDAVQELLQQFNNQSDRPSQLPENKMNDYPSYKD
- the coaD gene encoding pantetheine-phosphate adenylyltransferase, with the protein product MPTTAVCPGSFDPVTRGHLDIIKRGAKVFDEVIVVVANNQSKDPLFTVDERIVLLKEVTQKFPNVKVDSFNGLLIDYVKSIGANVILRGLRAVSDFEYEMKIASINKKLDDEVETFFMMTNNQYSFLSSSIVKEAAKYHANVSDLVPEVVEEALKEKYNSPR
- a CDS encoding YugN family protein, whose translation is MKFEESGLNGKVIEFSLLEHVMDSHGMIRAGQWDYDRITYDYKFEDMTNGDVYYFRFPCHVIEGETETPHAKIELGTPYLGKHYYPHGVEYDEEFPKHVVNQCNKLIEALHNELHV
- a CDS encoding YlbG family protein, which codes for MIGNRRGLSVFLHSLKFSKQLRRYGNVHYVSRRLKYAVLYCDGNKADEIAAKLESLHFVKEVKKSHKQEIKTEYESKIADKAKEYDYKMGI
- the rsmD gene encoding 16S rRNA (guanine(966)-N(2))-methyltransferase RsmD, encoding MRVIAGECKGRPLKAVPGTNTRPTTDKIKESIFNMIGPFFEGGTGLDLYGGSGGLGLEALSRGMNHFIFIDKDQRAIHTIKENIKQCNYEEKTEVFRNDAKRALKALHKREVRFDMIFLDPPYAKQMLIKDMEEIDKLELLADDGSIVTEHGADISLPEQVGNFQRIRQETYGKTTTISIFKRI
- a CDS encoding PaaI family thioesterase, whose protein sequence is MDIIEEFNHFIDESSEQEKEAMKLLLNSLKAKRENTNLTYIASLLQFKTTLLDENLLEMEMPNSPLLDNSLGIVHGGLTATLLDTALGTLASHVPGNKKGAVTVELKVDFLSPGIGEKFICRAEVVHNGRQLVRMEGKVRNEKGNLIASATGTFFKLPE
- a CDS encoding YlbE-like family protein; translation: MRREIQDYLNTRPDLKYYIREKPEWYRKLCRNPFSVAELEESAKVFYGRTFGQRVDRFHQQLQNFGLLMELISVMGETSNDSMPPEGFNPQMPDA
- a CDS encoding YlbF family regulator, whose translation is MSLDQVVLLEESLTLAEMVSSSSIAFEYKKSKYILEQDKQAQEMISRFADMKEKYEEVQRFGKYHPDFHTVSAQVRTLKRELDFHENIANFKKAEKELETLLIECSRIIAHSVSEQIKVPTGNPFFDESSCSGGCGSGGSCGCA